The following are from one region of the Salvelinus alpinus chromosome 16, SLU_Salpinus.1, whole genome shotgun sequence genome:
- the LOC139541674 gene encoding uncharacterized protein: MNGPKRTWQQVKIKYKNILQNAVKKNTHRQGTGGGSPKADLTPAEDMALELNKGRPVLEGIPGGKETSIGSSQDATRFIQVSGSTVFLLEPPAQAPDDADPGEGPSAAATAHDGDDDEEETISLDSRRHEDPDAIQWENQPGNISSQAIRKLYGNHLRRQIELADIDIQYKKKKMENLALESEIKKRTIRKLDLEIKKLEGAPRR, translated from the exons atgaacgggccaaaacggacatggcagcaggtcaaaatcaaatacaagaacattctgcagaatg cagtgaaaaagaatacccacagacaaggcacgggtggtgggtcaccaaaggctgaccttaccccagcagaggacatggccttggagctaaataaaggcaggcccgtcttagaggggatccctggggggaaagagacgagcataggttcctcccaagatgccacccgcttcattcaag tgtctggcagcactgtgttcctgttagagccaccagcacaagcaccagacgatgctgatcca ggtgaaggccccagtgcagcagcaacagcacatgatggagacgatgatgaggaggagaccatctctctggattccagaaggcatgag gacccagatgctatacagtgggaaaaccagcctggcaacata agctcacaagctatcagaaagttgtatggcaaccacctccggcgccaaatagaactggcagacatagacattcagtacaagaagaaaaagatggaaaatcttgcactggagtccgaaataaaaaagaggacaattaggaaactggaccttgaaataaaaaaacttgagggag ctccaagaagatga